From the Amycolatopsis thermoflava N1165 genome, one window contains:
- a CDS encoding NUDIX domain-containing protein, whose product MDLVPFDEYVRSLNRKRMSAGVLFYDREDRVLLVQPSYKPHWDVPGGAVDADEAPWTTAAREVREEIGLTRPIGRPLVIDYLRDDGRFPEGLAFIFDGGLISEPQVADLDLTDPEILFAGLYSLDEATVMLKPSLLARLTVALEAVHSGGLAPTPWPASNRAPAPPRARARCASSRKPCASPSPTSSAPHPHAGPPTSM is encoded by the coding sequence GTGGACCTGGTGCCCTTCGACGAGTACGTACGCTCCCTGAACCGTAAGCGCATGTCGGCGGGCGTTCTGTTCTACGACCGGGAGGACCGGGTGTTGCTCGTGCAGCCGTCGTACAAGCCACACTGGGACGTGCCCGGCGGCGCGGTCGACGCCGACGAGGCTCCCTGGACCACGGCCGCCCGCGAGGTCCGGGAGGAGATCGGCCTGACCCGGCCGATTGGCCGACCACTCGTCATCGACTACCTGCGCGACGACGGGCGCTTTCCCGAGGGCCTGGCGTTCATCTTCGACGGCGGGCTGATCAGCGAGCCGCAGGTGGCCGACCTCGACCTGACCGATCCGGAGATCCTGTTCGCCGGGCTCTACTCGCTGGATGAGGCGACGGTGATGTTGAAGCCGTCGTTGCTGGCCCGGCTGACCGTCGCGCTGGAGGCCGTCCATTCGGGTGGTCTCGCGCCGACACCGTGGCCCGCATCGAACAGGGCACCCGCACCACCACGCGCCCGGGCACGCTGCGCAAGCTCGCGCAAGCCCTGCGCGTCACCGTCGCCGACCTCCTCGGCACCACACCCGCACGCCGGGCCGCCGACCTCGATGTGA
- a CDS encoding GIY-YIG nuclease family protein, which yields MGAKYRQLADRLIAAARTGQRVVEFTFDEVAGLVGGLPPSAYERRQWWANSSSVQAQAWREADWHVDHVDFIQQQVRLLRGKVGGSYLARGRRRASETAAAVLVNESDLAELDVRVHMTWQHAGPVSLDEAGDLAFPELPRLPGIYRLTLRGPATDARPQVYVGESVELRRRAAQYRRPSASQQTSQRLNQELKAHFAAGGTATMAIATSAIIAVGDESEDLPLGRKTARVLAEHAALALTYLDGEAVVINRDSGLDASE from the coding sequence ATGGGCGCGAAGTATCGGCAGCTCGCCGACCGGCTGATCGCTGCCGCGAGAACCGGTCAGCGTGTCGTTGAATTCACCTTCGACGAGGTGGCGGGGTTAGTAGGCGGCCTGCCACCGTCCGCCTACGAGCGCCGCCAGTGGTGGGCCAACAGCAGCTCGGTCCAGGCCCAGGCCTGGCGCGAGGCGGACTGGCACGTGGACCACGTGGACTTCATCCAGCAGCAAGTGCGACTGCTCCGCGGCAAGGTCGGCGGAAGCTATCTCGCCCGAGGGCGGCGGCGCGCATCCGAGACCGCGGCCGCCGTGCTGGTCAACGAGAGCGACCTCGCCGAGCTGGACGTGCGAGTGCACATGACGTGGCAACACGCTGGTCCCGTCTCGCTCGACGAGGCCGGCGACTTGGCGTTCCCCGAGCTTCCGCGGTTACCCGGGATCTACCGGCTCACCTTGCGCGGCCCGGCCACTGACGCACGCCCGCAGGTCTACGTCGGCGAGTCGGTCGAGCTGCGCAGACGGGCCGCTCAGTATCGGCGGCCAAGTGCGTCGCAGCAGACGAGCCAGCGGCTCAACCAGGAGCTGAAGGCACACTTCGCGGCAGGCGGGACCGCCACGATGGCGATTGCCACTTCGGCGATCATCGCTGTAGGCGACGAATCAGAGGATTTGCCCCTGGGCCGCAAGACGGCGCGGGTACTCGCGGAGCACGCGGCGCTCGCGCTGACCTACCTGGACGGCGAGGCCGTAGTGATCAACCGGGACAGCGGCCTGGACGCCTCGGAATAA
- a CDS encoding WXG100 family type VII secretion target, which yields MGIEVDPDALRDLGRDIADLLGMLSQLQIHMIDCDRKFVGHSGLADSYDSFTERWAVGVAALMEDAGSMSEQLVQAADAYERYDQGVGENLRGILGDLSNGGPR from the coding sequence GTGGGGATAGAGGTCGATCCCGATGCGCTTCGGGACCTCGGTCGGGACATTGCCGATCTGCTCGGGATGCTGAGCCAGCTTCAGATCCACATGATCGACTGCGATCGCAAGTTCGTCGGGCACTCCGGCCTCGCCGACTCCTACGACTCGTTCACCGAGCGCTGGGCGGTCGGTGTGGCCGCGTTGATGGAAGACGCCGGGTCCATGTCGGAGCAGCTCGTGCAAGCGGCTGACGCCTATGAGCGATACGACCAGGGCGTGGGCGAGAACCTGCGCGGCATCCTCGGCGACCTGTCGAACGGCGGACCGCGGTGA
- a CDS encoding putative T7SS-secreted protein → MPELGETSDPKALVPGDPLEIRKSAVHLLRYGRALNEVGDGLKDLDSSHWKGAAADAFREKFEAEPTRWQNCGDAFLDAETAIQAYCQQLSWAQDQAGEAIRLRDQGQQATDAAQQQEIPPADDPGEGLRRQAQDLLNRARQGVDETAWRVVGILDRAQALAPQKSRSGPVSVTVPEQYRMEFQGFNYVVLDSRTYPEAAQHAYEATHGMSWRGEQVKGGAQPVELTIDRPGRKDRRRESMKQVPDTQSGLDRDEYPPALFAEGGTGSSVKYIDASDNRRAGSAIREQTKNLANGEEVIVVVN, encoded by the coding sequence GTGCCTGAGTTGGGCGAGACCAGCGACCCGAAGGCTCTGGTGCCGGGTGATCCGCTGGAGATCCGTAAATCCGCCGTGCACCTCCTGCGCTACGGTCGAGCCCTCAACGAGGTCGGCGACGGCTTGAAAGACCTGGACAGCAGCCACTGGAAAGGCGCCGCGGCCGACGCTTTCCGTGAGAAGTTCGAGGCCGAACCCACCCGGTGGCAGAACTGCGGAGATGCGTTCCTCGACGCCGAGACCGCGATTCAGGCGTACTGCCAGCAGCTGAGCTGGGCGCAGGATCAGGCTGGCGAGGCAATCAGACTGCGGGACCAGGGGCAGCAAGCCACTGACGCCGCGCAGCAGCAGGAGATCCCGCCGGCCGACGATCCGGGTGAGGGGCTCCGTCGTCAGGCACAGGACCTCCTGAACCGGGCCCGCCAGGGCGTCGACGAGACCGCGTGGCGGGTCGTGGGCATCCTGGACCGCGCACAAGCGCTGGCGCCACAGAAGTCACGGTCCGGGCCGGTGTCGGTCACGGTGCCCGAGCAGTACCGCATGGAGTTCCAAGGCTTCAACTACGTCGTTCTGGACTCGCGCACCTACCCCGAGGCCGCGCAGCACGCGTACGAGGCCACGCACGGCATGTCCTGGCGAGGCGAGCAGGTCAAGGGCGGGGCGCAACCAGTCGAGCTGACCATCGACCGGCCGGGCCGTAAGGACCGTCGGCGCGAATCCATGAAGCAGGTTCCGGATACTCAGTCCGGCCTTGACCGTGACGAGTACCCGCCCGCCCTGTTCGCCGAGGGCGGTACCGGATCCAGCGTGAAGTACATCGACGCCAGCGACAACCGGCGGGCCGGTTCGGCGATCAGGGAGCAAACCAAGAACCTCGCCAACGGCGAGGAAGTCATCGTGGTGGTGAACTGA